A part of Ammospiza caudacuta isolate bAmmCau1 chromosome 5, bAmmCau1.pri, whole genome shotgun sequence genomic DNA contains:
- the ARMC10 gene encoding armadillo repeat-containing protein 10 isoform X1, translated as MWEPRGAAVRAAAAALLLGAGVCYCLWRLAAGGRRGRRAAAERGPPADSSPPVSTHTMDVDALQKLIHLLQDTDDPLIQEQALITLSNSAAFSVNQDIIRNLDGLSVIGGMLSKCIPKVKEKALNALNNLSMNIKNQEEIQVFITQVCGTVESAPLNSDVQLAGLRLLTNMSVTNDYHQKMKNSIPCFLHLLSEGTERTQIQVLKVLVNLSANPAMTRHLLRAQVPSLVSLFDNCVNRDILVRALALAANLKKNMKDEEGTKIEEYSEDSIFLTLCRDSAPFAQRLASLLHHPDTEVKEQVVRILTQ; from the exons ATGTGGGAGCCGCGGGGCGCGGCGGtgagggcggcggcggcggccctGCTGCTCGGGGCCGGCGTCTGCTACTGCCTGTGGCGGctggcggcgggcgggcggcgggggcgaCGAGCAGCGGCCGAGCGGGGCCCGCCGGCAG ACAGCAGTCCTCCAGTGTCAACCCATACCATGGATGTGGATGCTCTACAGAAACTTATTCATTTGCTCCAGGACACAGATGATCCATTAATTCAAGAGCAAGCTTTAATCACTCTCAGCAACAGTGCTGCCTTCTCTGTAAATCAA GATATAATCCGAAATTTGGATGGTCTGTCTGTTATTGGAGGGATGCTCTCCAAGTGCATTCCCAAAGTTAAAGAAAAAGCACTGAATGCACTTAATAATTTGAGTATGAATATTAAAAATCAGGAAGAGATACAG GTATTTATTACACAAGTCTGTGGGACTGTTGAGTCAGCTCCCCTGAACTCTGATGTGCAGCTAGCTGGACTCAGGCTGTTGACAAATATGTCTGTTACCAATGACTACCACCAAAAGATGAAAAACTCCATTCCATGCTTTCTTCATTTGCTTTCAGAAGGAACTGAAAGGACACAG ATTCAAGTTTTGAAAGTACTTGTGAACTTATCTGCAAATCCAGCCATGACAAGACATCTTCTCAGAGCTCAA GTGCCATCATTGGTGTCACTTTTTGACAACTGTGTAAACAGAGATATTCTGGTTCGAGCCCTGGCACTTGCAGCCAACTTGAAAAAGAACATGAAGGATGAAGAAGGCACCAAGATTGAGGAATACAGTGAAGACTCAATTTTCCTCACACTCTGCAGGGACTCTGCCCCATTTGCTCAGAGACTGGCATCTTTGCTGCATCACCCTGACACAGAAGTGAAAGAACAAGTTGTGAGAATATTAACACAATAG
- the ARMC10 gene encoding armadillo repeat-containing protein 10 isoform X2, translating to MDVDALQKLIHLLQDTDDPLIQEQALITLSNSAAFSVNQDIIRNLDGLSVIGGMLSKCIPKVKEKALNALNNLSMNIKNQEEIQVFITQVCGTVESAPLNSDVQLAGLRLLTNMSVTNDYHQKMKNSIPCFLHLLSEGTERTQIQVLKVLVNLSANPAMTRHLLRAQVPSLVSLFDNCVNRDILVRALALAANLKKNMKDEEGTKIEEYSEDSIFLTLCRDSAPFAQRLASLLHHPDTEVKEQVVRILTQ from the exons ATGGATGTGGATGCTCTACAGAAACTTATTCATTTGCTCCAGGACACAGATGATCCATTAATTCAAGAGCAAGCTTTAATCACTCTCAGCAACAGTGCTGCCTTCTCTGTAAATCAA GATATAATCCGAAATTTGGATGGTCTGTCTGTTATTGGAGGGATGCTCTCCAAGTGCATTCCCAAAGTTAAAGAAAAAGCACTGAATGCACTTAATAATTTGAGTATGAATATTAAAAATCAGGAAGAGATACAG GTATTTATTACACAAGTCTGTGGGACTGTTGAGTCAGCTCCCCTGAACTCTGATGTGCAGCTAGCTGGACTCAGGCTGTTGACAAATATGTCTGTTACCAATGACTACCACCAAAAGATGAAAAACTCCATTCCATGCTTTCTTCATTTGCTTTCAGAAGGAACTGAAAGGACACAG ATTCAAGTTTTGAAAGTACTTGTGAACTTATCTGCAAATCCAGCCATGACAAGACATCTTCTCAGAGCTCAA GTGCCATCATTGGTGTCACTTTTTGACAACTGTGTAAACAGAGATATTCTGGTTCGAGCCCTGGCACTTGCAGCCAACTTGAAAAAGAACATGAAGGATGAAGAAGGCACCAAGATTGAGGAATACAGTGAAGACTCAATTTTCCTCACACTCTGCAGGGACTCTGCCCCATTTGCTCAGAGACTGGCATCTTTGCTGCATCACCCTGACACAGAAGTGAAAGAACAAGTTGTGAGAATATTAACACAATAG